TAGGACGCAGCATCAATGGAGGCGACACCTGGGAATGGCATCAGGTAAAAGCCTGCGACAGCTGCGACTGGCGCTCCCTTTATGCCTTCAATGACCGGAAAGCGGTGGTGATCAATGCCGGAGAACCGGCACATGTATTCCTTACCGAAGACGGTGGCCAATCCTGGCAACAGGTGTACTTCAACGCCACGCCTGGTATCTTCTTTGATGCTGTGGCATTTTATAACGATCAGGAAGGCATCGCTATTGGCGACCCGCTGCAACAACATTTTGCCATGCTCCGCACACACGATGGTGGCCACACCTGGCAACAGGATACACCGGCGCAATCTCCCGAAGCGCTTGCCGGCGAATCTATTTTCGCTGCCAGCGGTACCAGTCTCATTGCCCGCAATGGGCTGACCGTCTTCGTTACCGGTGGCACTGTGTCGCGCTTCCATCAGCTGTCCGGTACCCGCTGGAACAGCAGGCCGCTGCCATTGCTGCAGGGACAAGCCAGCACAGGCGCCTTTTCTGTGGCATTCCTGAACAACCGCACCGGCATCGTGGTGGGCGGTGATTACAGGCAAGACACTATTCGTCAACAAAACTGTCTGCTTACCGGCGATGGCGGCCGTACCTGGTCCGCCCCCGTAACGGCGCTCGGCGGTTTCAAGTCCGCTGTTGCCTGGCTCACGCCGCAAATACTGGTGGCCACTGGCACCTCCGGCACGGATATTTCTACGGACGGTGGTAAAAACTGGCAGAAGATTGGAGAAGGATTTCACTGCGCGGCAAAATCGGGAAATGGAAAACGCCTATTTTTGGCGGGCAAATCCATCGCGCGTTTGGAAAAGGTAGAATAAGAAACGGGGAACCCAAAACACCAAATAAAAAGGTGCTCCTGGAAAGGCGCACCGGAAAAATAGGTTAAAGCAAAAAGTACATTTACCATATGAAGTTACTAACTAATCAAGTCAATTTTCACTCTTTTTTGTCAAACGAGTGATTTAAATCGTAAACGCAGGAATTATCGCATCTAACGCGAATGTCTGTACTACTCTGATTTTTTTATGTAATTTAAGACCATGCAACAGCCGGGAAAATTAATCCGGTAATAACACAGGCTGTTGCCCGTGATTCACAAAAAGAGACTATGCAAGTTGAAACCTCGTCCAGTAAATACGGTATTAAACATTACCCTGATGCTATCCGGGAATGGAAGAAAGAAGGAAACTATTTTTGTTTTTATACCAGCGAAACCATTTTGGAAGTAAGG
The Chitinophaga varians genome window above contains:
- a CDS encoding oxidoreductase, which gives rise to MSILSHYRQLPFSIAFRLMIFAKRMLPSSLLLWMLTIPCLKASAQNGQPYSIHVLEAHPPLKSIRGLSAVTDDVVWASGTGGMVGRSINGGDTWEWHQVKACDSCDWRSLYAFNDRKAVVINAGEPAHVFLTEDGGQSWQQVYFNATPGIFFDAVAFYNDQEGIAIGDPLQQHFAMLRTHDGGHTWQQDTPAQSPEALAGESIFAASGTSLIARNGLTVFVTGGTVSRFHQLSGTRWNSRPLPLLQGQASTGAFSVAFLNNRTGIVVGGDYRQDTIRQQNCLLTGDGGRTWSAPVTALGGFKSAVAWLTPQILVATGTSGTDISTDGGKNWQKIGEGFHCAAKSGNGKRLFLAGKSIARLEKVE